The following nucleotide sequence is from Arvicola amphibius chromosome 1, mArvAmp1.2, whole genome shotgun sequence.
CCCCCAGCTGTCCTATTGAGGCTTGCAGCTGTCCTATTGAGGCTCTACCCCCCCAGCTGTCCTATTGAGGCTCTACCCCCCCAGCTGTCCTATTGAGGCTCTACCCCCCAGCTGTCCTATTGAGGCTTGCAGCTGTCCTATTGAGGCTCTACCCCCCAGCTGTCCTATTGAGGCTCTACCCCCCAGCTGTCCTATTGAGGCTCTACCCCCCAGCTGTCCTATTGAGGCTTGCAGCTGTCCTATTGAGGCTCTACCCCCCCCCAGCTGTCCTATTGaggctctacccctccagagctgtcctattgaggCTCTACCCCCCAGCTGTCCTATTGAGGCTTTACCCCCCCCCAGCTGTCCTATTGaggctctacccctccagagctgtcctattgaggCTCTACCCCCCAGCTGTCCTATTGAGGCTCTACCCCCCCAGCTCTCCTATTAAGGCTCTACCCCCCCCCTTAGCTGTCCTATTGAGGCTCTACCCCTgcagagctgtcctattgaggCTCTACCCCCCAGCTGTCCTATTGAGGCTCTACCCCTgcagagctgtcctattgaggCTCTACCCCCCAGCTGTCCTATTGAGGCTCTACCCCCCAGCTGTCCTATTGAGGCTTTACCCCTCCAGaactgtcctattgtggctctaaGTCTATCCTGGCTTCCCgataagtcaggatatctctGCAACACTACAACTGTAACCCATTCCCCTacactggtatcttaaaggttattgactgaaggagttttaaataagagagttctaagcctaatacaaaactatatagtaagaaaaaatatcaagtattgttcagggaaaaaaagaggcaaaaacatgcataaaaagtagtattttacaaccagcataaacatcaaacaagaaatatatgctaaatatttcaatAGTTGTCCTATcctaaggaatctaagtcttatattaaaaacagcttggctaagtcatgagaggaaagtaactatcatccctttctgtttatttaacatattcttttttaaaaagatatttatttattatgtatactatgttctgtctgcatgtgtgtctacagaccagaagagggcaccagatctcattacagatggttgtgagccactatgtggttgttgggaattgaacttaagacctctggaagaatagtcagtgctcttaacctctgagccatctctccagctccctatttaacatattctttatagttcaatttgatctttctataactgcatgacctgtaggattgtgtgctgtgcctgtaatatgttttatattataataaatagaaaactgtttcattttctttctttctttctttctttctttctttctttctttctttctttctttctttctttctccgccgggctctgtttcattttcttaaacacATATGCTGAAccactgtctgtgtttctttgtgcaggtatacccatgatggccataacatacagtaaatgtgtgattactggaTCAGCCTTTTCCAGACTCAGAgcagtttcccattgaaaacctgactaggggccgggcggtggtggcgcacgcctttaatcccagcactcgggaggcagaggcaggcggatctctgtgagttcgaggccagcctggtctacaagagctagttccaggccaggctctaaaaaagttgcagagaaaccctgtctcgaaaaaccaaaaaaagaaaaaagaaaaaaagaaaaaagaaaacctgactAGGTGTCAAGGGTGTGATGTGCAAAGTGGATCACATCCACCTGCCAGATTTAATTCCTTtgatggtggcgcatacctttaatcccagcactcaggagccagaggcaggaggatctctgtgagttcaaggccaacctggtctacaagagctaattgcaggtcaggctccaaaactacagagaaaccctgtctcaaacaaacaaacaaacaaaccaaaacaacaacaacaacaaaacccaacaagtAGGATAtctccttataatctccttagcttgttgccatgtaatagaaaactcatttttattttttattttttattttattttatttttttttttttttggtttttcgagacagggtttctctgtggctttggagcctgtcctggaactagctcttgtagaccaggctgatctcgaagaaaactcatttttaaaacctttcttaTTGACATGTTTTtgttatgaaattctgaggccttcagcacatttctaatcaataatcaatcaatttctggattaccttgtgctagaggacctggcagacctgtacgggatcagatatgtgttatgtatatgggacaaagcctattcctgattatatcttgaatcataacaaataatgaagtcaattccatatcatctggtataaattcagccgtttcaatatgcaaaacaactctttatGCAAATTGTGAATCAacaactatattgagaggttctttaaaatcccttagtgtcatgagaatagcatattaGTCTGcattttggacagaatcataagagTTTtattccactttacttaaatcttctaaTTTGTACCCTGCCTTTCctcatttatttgcatcagtatagaatgtaggggctccagttattggtgagTCCTGTACAATGCGAGGAAGGACACAAGTAGCTCTCTTTATAAGTTTTGTtctaatgcccatcaaaatcccagcaaaattcttcacacaccTCGAAAGAGcggcactcaacttcatatggaaaaacaaaaaacccaggatagccaaaacagtcctgtacaataaaagaacttctggaggcatcacaatccctgacttcaaactctactacagagctacagtactgaaaacagcctggtattggcataagagcagacaagaggaccaatggaaccgaatagaagacccggatatcaatgcacacatcttcaaacacctgatctttgattaaaaaaaaaaagcaaaaaatatcaaatggaaaaagaaagcatatttaataagtggtgctggcataactggatatcaacatgtagaagaatgaaaatagacccatatctatcaccatgtacaaaccccaagtccaaatgcatcaaagacctcaacataaagccagccacactaaaccttatagaagagaaagtgggaagtacactgaacacattggcacaggacaccacttcctaaatagaaccccaacaacacagacactgagagaaacaattaataaatgggacctcctgaaactgaaaagcttctgtaaagcaaaggacacggtcaacaagacaaaacaacagcctacagaatgggaaaagatcttcactaaccccacatcagacagaggtttgatttccaaaatataaaaagaactcaagaaattggacaccaaaagaacacataattcaataaaaaattggagtacagacctaaacagaaaactctcaaagaggaatctaaaatggctgaaaaacacttaaggaaatgttcaacattcttagtcttcagagagatgcaaatcaaaacaactctgagattccatcttatacctgtaagaatgtccaagatcaaaaacactgataactcatgctggagaagatgttgggaaaagggaacacttctgcattgttggtgggaatgcaagctggtacaacccctttggatgtcagtgtggcgatttctcagaaaattaggaaacagcctttctcaagacccagtaatatcacttttgggtatatatccaaaggatgctcaatcatgccacaaggacatgtgctcaactatgttcatagcagctttgtttgtcacagccagaacctggaaacaacctaaatgcccctcgatcgaagaatggatgagaaaaatgtggtacatttacacaatggagtactacacagcagaaaaaaataacgacagcttgaaatttgcaggaaaatggatggagctagaaaacattattttgagtgaggtaacccaaacagacccagaaagacaattatcacatgtactcactcataggtggtttttaaacataaagcaaagaaagccagcctacaaaccataatcccagagaacttagacaacaatgtggacactaagagagacttacatagatctaatctatatgggaagtagaaattataaaaaagataagatctgagtaaattgggaatatggggACCTTGgtagaggattgaaggggggaggggagagacagggaggggagcagagaaaaaaatgtgcattcaacccatctcatgctttgttttactagagatagggttccaattcctaggatcTGAGCacctgcctcttgaagaggccaatatggatgaCATGAGTCTGGAGGAATAacacttacatccacacctgtgtccagtaatCCTTCAATTtcaatgttatttattcatactctcagctttggtctttgatcatttatggAAGTCTGACAacatatatgtttcctattttctgttggaatttttgatttattctCCATGTGTATTcttcatccagagcagtatggtttttcACACCAGGCActggattttctaatttttctgggGAGGCATGTCCTTTACTGTGACTGAGAAAGATTGGACCACATTTGATCTGGAGGCCTGTGAGagccccccaaggagtttcttGATGGTAAGgggttgccttgtttgtctcttgttgatctacattcattggtctggtgttggcctttgccacacctcctacataatccagaagattgagaccttctgggggcttgagagagagatggctcagtggttaagagcattgcctgctcttccaaaggtcctgagttaaattcccagcaaccacatggtggctcacaaccatctgtaatgaggtccggtgccctcttccggcctgtaGGCATaaacgcagacagaatattgtatacataataaataaataaatgttaaaaaaaaagattgagaccttctatttttgtcatccccagaggaaacattatttctaggaatgccttgGGACCCGATGCGCTCTGTCGGTCTTGGAGGACAGGGCGCCCATGcggctgacacacacacacacacacacacacacacacacacacacacacacgtgcctcTTTAAGGAATGAAAATATCACTTAACATGAAAAAGGGGTCTGCTTAACGTGTTGCCAAGTAAGCTCCAGACGAGTGGGGGGTCCCTTCTCTGCTAGCAGGGCCACGCTTGGCCAGGTCTGGCTTATGCCCCCTGCTGGCCAGAGGCTGCTTCACCTAAGACTCCTGGAGCCCGGAGGGAGCTCGGCCCCTGCTGAGCGTCGCTCCGGATTGGCTCCGAGGCACGTTCGGTGCCGGCTGGGAAATGTAGGCAGCAGCGCGGACCGAGGCTGCCTCGTCTCCTGCCTGCGCACACGTGGGTCCCAGCACTGCCAAGGTCGCAGGCCGTTTACCGCCTACTCGTTGACATTTCCTCGGGAAAATGTAGTTTCTTTTCGGCGGACGTGCATGTTTTCCCGCACGCTCTGCGGTAATGACAGGCACCAGAAGCACGTCATCATTTGGCTGACTCGCTAGCGCCCCTAAAATCATGGTGTACAACTTCACATGGTGGTACCCGTAGTCTTTCAGTGGCTACCCCCGGCTCCGATGCTCCTCGTGCCATTCTGGGCTGGAGCCCGGCCTTCTGGGACTCCTGTTAGGGCAGGAGCGCGTTTACCCGTGTTTCCCAGGGTCTCACACACTAATGTCAATTTAGCCGTGCAAGACAGGATTTCCACCCGCACGCTCCGGAGCCACGCCACGGTGCGCAGTGGCCGCAGAAACAGCCCTTCTTGGTCCGGAGGACGCCTGCATTTCTGTTGGCACCACCGCGCTTCCTGCCGATGATCCCGGGAGATGTCACTTCCAGGGAGCAGGGTGCGATTCCCCTGTATAATCCCTGCCTGTGACGGTGTCCTTTGTAGAACGGAGCGAGAACGTGCATCCAGCAGTCCGCCGTACACTCACTAAGGGGTCGTGCGTGACCGATTTCCCAGGGTCGCACTGATCtttgcctggcctggcctggccaaATTGCTGTCCTCACTTCGGTACTGCCCACCACTTTGCCCCAGGTTCCCAGCGGTTCTCCCTATGCCTTTCgggaaatgtagttttttctcctctctccgcTCGCATCTCGGGACCTCCCGGCAGGCGATCGCTCACAGGACTCCATTTCCCAGCATGCCTGCGCCGAGTCCGTCCGCGCCCCGTCGCGGAGGCCATTTCGTTCCGCCCGGAGACCGCTAATATGGCGGCGGGGGAGAAAGTGAAGGTTGTCTCCTGCGACAGGCGGCCCGGCTAGAGCCGGCAACGTGGCGCCCAGCATGGATCTGCACACGGCGGTGTACAATGCGGCTCACGACGGCAAGCTGCAACTGCTGCAGAAGCTGCTGGCCGGCCGCGGGCGGGAGGAGCTGGACGAGCTGCTGGGCGAGGTGGCGGGCGGCGGCACGCCGCTGCTGATCGCCGCGCGCCGCGGACACCTGGACGTGGTGGAGTACCTGGTGGACCACTGCGGCGCCAGCGTGGAGGCGGGCGGCTCGGTGCACTTCGACGGCGAGACGATCGAGGGCGCGCCGCCGCTGTGGGCCGCGTCGGCGGCGGGCCACCTGGCCGTGGTGCGGAGCCTGCTGCGCCGCGGCGCCTCGGTCAACCGCACCACCCGCACCAACTCCACGCCGCTGCGCGCCGCCTGCTTCGACGGCCACCTGGATGTGGTGCGCTACCTGGTGGGCGAGCACAAGGCCGACCTGGAGGTAGCCAACCGCCACGGCCACACGTGCCTCATGATCTCTTGCTACAAGGGCCACCGCGAGATCGCGCGCTACCTGCTGGAGCGCGGCGCGCAGGTGAACCGGCGCAGCGCCAAGGGCAACACGGCCCTGCACGACTGCGCTGAGTCCGGCAgcctggagatcctgcagctgctgctgggCTGTCACGCGCGCATGGAGCGCGACGGCTATGGCATGACCCCGCTGCTGGCCGCCAGCGTCACCGGGCACACCAACATCGTGGAGTACCTCATCCAGGAGCAGCCCGGCCAGGGGCATCTCTCGGGGGCGGAGCTGCCCGGGGAAGGGTCCCCCCAGGGGGCAAGTAGCGGCCGGTCCACCCCTGAGGAAGCAGAGCCTTATGAGAGCTGCTGCCCCACCAGCCGTGAAGCGGCCGTGGAGGCTTTGGAGCTGCTGGGAGCCACCTACGTGGATAAGAAAAGGGATCTGCTCGGAGCCCTGAAGCACTGGAGAAGGGCGATGGAGCTCCGCCACCAGGGTGGGGACTACCTCCCCAAGCCCGAGCCCCAACAGCTGGTTCTGGCCTACGACTATTCCAGGGAGGTGACCACGCCCCAAGAGCTGGAGGCCCTCATCACAGATCCTGATGAGATGCGGATGCAGGCCCTGCTGATACGGGAGAGGATCCTGGGCCCCTCGCACCCTGACACTTCATACTACATAAGGTACCGGGGTGCTGTCTACGCAGACTCTGGAAATTTCGAGCGCTGTATCCGTCTTTGGAAGTATGCCTTGGATATGCAGCAGAGCAACCTGGAGCCCCTGAGCCCCATGACGGCCAGCAGCTTCCTGTCATTTGCGGAGCTCTTCTCCTATGTGCTGCAGGACCGCTCCGCCAAGGGCAACCTGGGCATGCAGCTTGGTTTCCCCGACCTCATGGGCGTGCTCAGCAAAGGGGTGCGGGAAGTGGAGCGGGCcctgcagctgcccaaggagccgGGGGACTCGGCGCAGTTCACCAAAGCCATCGCCATCATCCTCCATCTGCTGTACCTGCTGGAGAAGGTGGAGTGCACCCCTAGCCAGGAACACCTCAAGCACCAGACAGTCTACCGCCTGCTCAAGTGTGCCCCGCGCGGCAAGAACGGCTTCACCCCACTGCACATGGCAGTGGACAAGGAGACCACCAACGTGGGCCGCTACCGCGTGGGCGTCTTCCCCTCCCTGCATGTGGTCAGGGTGCTGCTGGACTGCGGCGCTGACCCCGACAGCCGGGACTTCGACAACAACACTCCGCTGCACATTGCTGCCCAAAACAACTGCCCAGCCATCATGGATGCGCTCATCGAGGCCGGGGCCCACATGGACGCCACCAACGCCTTCAAGAAGACTGCCTATGAGCTGCTGGACGCCAAGCTGCTGGCCAAGAGCACCGTGCAGCCCTTCAACTATGTAACACTGCAGTGCCTGGCCGCCCGTGCCCTGGACAGGAACAAGGTCCCTTATaagggcttcatcccagaggagCTGGAGGCCTTCATCCAGCTGCACTGAGCCTGGCCCACCACCCGCCTGCACTTTGGCCTTCTCCGAGCAGAAGCATCCTGTCCCCTTGGCCTACTGGCAGTGGGGGCAGTGGAGTAAGCCCCACTGTTGGTTCTAGGAACCTTCAGGGTCACGTGGTAGGAAGATGGTCTTTCTCCTTGGCAATGCAGAAGGGTACGGGGCCTCCACAGTGGCATCTGTCTGGGTCTGGAGACCTCTGCCCTCTCACCGGGTCTTCAGCTAGCTTGTCCTGGAGTCCTGTGTACCCGACACTGTCAAGATGGAGTCAGAAGTCATTGGCGCCTTCCTGCAGTGGGGCACCTGCCACCTAGATGTTTGCGGTTGGTTTGTTGTTTACTAAGCAAGTGGGTGACAGCTTGGAGCCCACGTTCTGAGGTTTTTGCTCAGTCttttttcccttggtttctgtttgttggACTCAGTAATGACTTAGTTTGAAGTTGCTGCCAGGACTTTGGTGTGGCCACAGCTGAAACCAGCATGAGCTGTGAGTGCAGACCTGTGACAGACTGCGAAGCCTCCTGCTCCCACACTGGCTAGAGAGAGGACTGTCCCCAAGAAGAGCCAGAGCAAGTGACAGGAACAGCCAGGCCGACGGCGGCCTCCAGCCCCATCCTGTGGGGTGGACTGACATGCTTCCCAACGTCAGGCTGCAGCTGGGATGGCTGGCAGGTGCTCTGTTCACCAGGTCACATCCGTGCCACACTTGTCCTGTGTCACCTGACCCCAGGTCTTCGTGAGGAGTCCATAGTATCCCCACTAACTGCCAGGAGTGGGAAGGTGGGGAGCTGCCCAGGGCTGCGATAGGCCACCCGGGCCCTGAATGCAGCCCTAGCAGTGCATACTGCCTGAACAGCACCAGCCTGGGACTCCACCAGCTCTTGTCCCTGTCCTTTACCGTGAGTGGGATTAAACCTGCATCACACTGGGGCAGGAGGTGCACATACATCCCTGGCTTGTGGGAACCAGCTGCAAGGGGAGAAAGTCTAGTGTAGAGTAGGCCCTTCCACGGCCGTGGAAGCCGTCCCGCGAGGACATCTGTGTGTGATTGCAGTGTTAGGTAGCCTGTTCTCTGTATAAAACAAGCCTTAGGCCTTACTGGGCAGAGCCTCACTGCCCCGCCATCCGAAGCTCAGGGCAAACATGAACCCCTGTGAGTCTTGGCACTTATATTTATGGATTAAAATACAGGTATGTGAAGGAATCTGCCTAGCTGTTAATTGATGTGGGCAGGTTGTGGGCGGGGAGCCAGGTGAGTGCCTGTCAAGAATGCCTGTACACAGACCCGCCACCTGAGCACTGCTtcggctgaggcaggaggatcacaaggtgGAGGCCGTCCTAGAGGACAAAGTGAGTCCAAGCACAGACTGAGGTGACATAGTAAGACATTAAGTCAAGACCCCCCACCCTCTTAAAACCATCTCCTATGAGGTACGGGCCCTACTGAAGTGCTCAAATGTGCCCCTGCGTCACGGTAGCCACCTTCTGAAGGAGCTGTTTCCACTCAGGTACCTGTGAGCTAGTCCAGAGAGGTTAAGATCACCAGCCGAGGGCCTAGGGACACGTAGAACGTGACCAAAGGGCAGATTTAAACTCTCTCTCAGCAGTTGACGTGTCCAGATCCATTCCTCTGCCTCAGCACCCTGAGCCTGGCTCTGCTGGACATTCCCTGGGAGGGCTGATCCAGCAGCTCCCAAGGGGTTCTCCTTGGTGGGAACAACAGAATCAGAGATTTCCTGCCAAATCCCTACAGGGTCCGCCTGTCCTTCACTACATGGTGTCTGTGATTGGACAAACCTGTGTCACTTGTGTACCCCAGCCAATCACAATAGCCTGTGAGTTAGCTGTGGTGATTGGTTACGAGGTAGCCTAGAGACCTGTGGTTATAAGATTGGAGTTCTGGGGAGGAATTAAAGACTAAAGCAGGGTTTGGtacctttgggaggcagaggcagctgtatCTCTGTGTGCAGGGCCATCCTCGTCtacagagagtcccaggacagccagggctactagaGAGACTGCCCTCAAAAACAAAGATTCATGCAGTggagatgactcggtgggtaaGAGCTTGCCACCTGTGAGACTCCAGTTCAACCCCTCAGAACACAGCACTGTTGTGGGTGGACAGAACCAATGTGGGGGTGCCAGTCACAGGTGGGTGACATATTCCCGTTTGATGCCACACCCCATCCCGCTCTGGCTGGCATCACAACAGATGGGCGCTTGGTGCTGTGTTCTCTGTTCATATGGAACAGGGCAGTGGCACAGACTGTCCCTTGAGGCTGCACCAGTGTCTGCTATTTCTAGGTAGGGAGCATTCCTGCCCCAGGTTAAACATAGCCCAGTATAGAGCCATGTCACTGGGCACTCGGCCAGTGGTACAGAGGGCCCAAGAGGATGGCAGGAGGATTGACGGGCATAACAGGTGTGTGTGAGGAGGAGATGGGCTTGGCGCTATGCATTTGAGACTCCCCACCCGCAGCCTGTCAAGGAGTGAGATTGAACCAGGCATGCCATCACACCCCTTCAGTCCCAGCAGGGGAGGCCTGGGtccctgtgctctctctctgcagtacaggacagccagggctacagtgagaccctttcttgAGGacaaaaacaaactccaagtgagCTTGATGGAGCCTGACCTGCAGAAGCTCTCTAGATCACCCAAGGGTCTCGCACTGTGGCCTTCCAGGCTCTTTCCTTCTTAGCTGACTGCTTGCTcgctttttaaattatgtgttttaGTGGGGCATGCGTGTGAGCGCAGGGtctgcagaggcaggaagtgtcAGTTCACCCGGATCTGGAGCTGCCCTTCTTAGGCAGCAGGCTcgggtagcccaggctgcctcatcTAGAGTGCCGGGGTAACAGGTCTGTGCTATTGCCCTCGGTTTGCAAAGCTGTCTTCACATATACACAGTTTATAGCATATCGATACTTCAGGGGTGCACAACCATTACCATTTCCAGAGGTCCCCCAGAAGCTGATTTTCAGGCCTGGGGCAGGGGGCGGTCAGCAGTAAACATTGTGGATGGAGCCCTGGGACCCAGCCcccaacactgagagaaacactttttaaaaactaaagtttaCTTAACGAACGAGAgctctggctggagagatggctcaaagattAAGAACATTGATTATACGGAGGACTTCAGTTCAAGTCCTAGCAACCACACGATGGCTCACAGCCgtatataatgagatctggtgtgcaggcatacgtgcagatggaacactgtatacaaaataaataaatctttatacaAAAAGGAGGACTGGCAGGGACAGATGGGCGGGATGAGTGAGGCTGGATCGCCAGCAGCAACCAGAAGGACAGAACCCTCAAAATTAGAGTTGGATGTGGGTGTATCAAAGCTGCAGAGTCATGCTCAGAGCATTGACCAGCTCACATCTGGTGAGGGGTCTGAGAGCCTAAGTCTTCAGGGAGAAGAAACCCCCTTCTCGCTTCCCTGAGATTCTGACCACATCCTAAGGCTACTTAAGGGCCTGGGCCACAGGACAGGCTAAAAATAAAAGCCTCGCCCTGGCATCCGGCAGGAAACTGACCCAGGCAGGAGACAGCACTCTTTGGGTGCCCATCTCAAGAAAAGTCCCACTCAATCTCACCTTGCAGTCCTGGAGATGGATGCCACCTCTCTGGGCCACGTTTCCCTGCCTGCAGATTTGGAAGGAACATTGTGCCCCTCCGGGAAGGGTATCTGGATGGCCCCTATTGCTGATTTTGTCCCAGGGCAGAAACACTCAGCAGTCTGGACTGTGCTCGTGACGATTGAAAGTCTGTTCATAGTGGTGCTGCCTTGGCATGTCCCATCATCCCCCACACTCTTTAACATGTTATAACATGTTATAACCATCCCACAGCCCAGCTGAACTCCAACTCGCTCTGTAGCTGGTTGACCTTGAACTGTTGATTCACTGGGGATGGACACTGGCAGCCCTGGGCCCCTCAGAAGCTTCACACTCTTCCCCAGCTGTGCCCTGCATCCCCAGGTGGACTCATGCCTGCCAGTTCCTACTGTGCCCTCAGCATCCTCACCGCTGGCGAGTGGAACTCGGAGCTcacagaggtggaggcaggaaccaCAGCAGGCATCACATTAACTCCTGCGTCGGCGTACCCTGAGTGACCTGCCAGCAGGAAGGGGACAGGGACCAAGGTAGAGCTGAACATCAGCTGAGTCAGTGGTTTCCTGGTCACCTGCTGAGTACCAGGGGGTGGGCGGTGAATAGCCGAGTAGCTGTGTGTGGTAGTGGGGACGTGGAAGACTAGGTAGGTGGGATGTAAGGGGGTtttgatttggggtttttgtttgtttgctttggaaatagggtctcactatgtagcccagactggcataagttttagggtttttttttttttaaagatttatttatttatcatgtatacaacattctgcttccatgtatatccacacaccagaagagggcatcagatctcattacagatggttgtgaaccatcatgtggttgctg
It contains:
- the Fem1a gene encoding protein fem-1 homolog A, whose product is MDLHTAVYNAAHDGKLQLLQKLLAGRGREELDELLGEVAGGGTPLLIAARRGHLDVVEYLVDHCGASVEAGGSVHFDGETIEGAPPLWAASAAGHLAVVRSLLRRGASVNRTTRTNSTPLRAACFDGHLDVVRYLVGEHKADLEVANRHGHTCLMISCYKGHREIARYLLERGAQVNRRSAKGNTALHDCAESGSLEILQLLLGCHARMERDGYGMTPLLAASVTGHTNIVEYLIQEQPGQGHLSGAELPGEGSPQGASSGRSTPEEAEPYESCCPTSREAAVEALELLGATYVDKKRDLLGALKHWRRAMELRHQGGDYLPKPEPQQLVLAYDYSREVTTPQELEALITDPDEMRMQALLIRERILGPSHPDTSYYIRYRGAVYADSGNFERCIRLWKYALDMQQSNLEPLSPMTASSFLSFAELFSYVLQDRSAKGNLGMQLGFPDLMGVLSKGVREVERALQLPKEPGDSAQFTKAIAIILHLLYLLEKVECTPSQEHLKHQTVYRLLKCAPRGKNGFTPLHMAVDKETTNVGRYRVGVFPSLHVVRVLLDCGADPDSRDFDNNTPLHIAAQNNCPAIMDALIEAGAHMDATNAFKKTAYELLDAKLLAKSTVQPFNYVTLQCLAARALDRNKVPYKGFIPEELEAFIQLH